A region of Allocoleopsis franciscana PCC 7113 DNA encodes the following proteins:
- a CDS encoding CAP domain-containing protein: MQKRLTKFIFGLLVLTAGLSSCDYSTIMGQSVPSQSTPTSTGTQSSKPAEFAAMEESVHQQVNQYRQSRNLPPLKLDARISEESRIHSQAMASGEVPFSHNGFEGRVKAIAKSISYRKAAENLAYNMGYSKPSEQAVDGWIKSPGHRKNMEGDFDTTGVGITKNAKGEYYFTQIFIKRR, translated from the coding sequence ATGCAAAAACGTTTAACAAAGTTTATCTTCGGACTCCTCGTGCTGACGGCTGGACTAAGTAGCTGTGATTATTCTACGATTATGGGTCAATCTGTGCCATCTCAGAGTACACCAACCTCAACCGGAACTCAAAGTTCTAAGCCCGCTGAATTCGCAGCAATGGAGGAGTCGGTTCATCAACAGGTGAATCAATATCGCCAGTCCCGGAACTTGCCACCGCTAAAATTAGATGCCCGGATTAGCGAAGAGTCCAGAATTCACTCTCAGGCGATGGCGAGTGGTGAGGTGCCTTTTAGCCATAACGGATTTGAAGGGCGGGTAAAAGCGATCGCTAAATCCATCTCCTATCGCAAGGCGGCGGAAAATCTTGCCTACAACATGGGTTACTCTAAACCAAGCGAACAGGCGGTTGACGGCTGGATCAAAAGCCCTGGTCATCGTAAAAATATGGAAGGGGATTTTGACACAACGGGCGTTGGTATTACCAAAAATGCCAAGGGCGAGTATTACTTCACGCAAATTTTCATCAAACGCCGATAA
- a CDS encoding ribonuclease D, producing MELKDFQVCERDLPDSLYQEYLQAEAIAVDTETMGLIYLRDRLCLVQLCDPQGRVTVIRIVKGQADAPNLKNLLEARQVLKVFHFARFDLATLQQHLDIQVRPIFCTKIASKLARTYTNRHGLKELVLELEQVELDKTSQSSDWGNVANLSDEQLRYAANDVRYLLSAQQKLITMLQREERWELAQQCFEALPVIVTLDLLQYKDIFEH from the coding sequence ATGGAATTGAAAGATTTTCAAGTTTGCGAACGCGACCTTCCCGACAGCTTATATCAAGAGTATCTTCAAGCTGAGGCAATCGCTGTTGATACAGAAACAATGGGGCTAATTTACCTGCGCGATCGCTTATGTCTCGTACAATTGTGTGACCCTCAAGGCAGAGTCACGGTGATTCGCATTGTCAAGGGACAAGCTGACGCCCCTAACTTAAAAAATTTACTAGAAGCGCGTCAAGTCCTAAAAGTCTTTCACTTTGCTCGTTTCGATTTAGCCACCTTACAGCAACATCTCGACATCCAAGTCAGGCCGATATTTTGCACAAAAATTGCCAGCAAGCTAGCCCGCACTTATACTAACCGCCACGGACTCAAGGAATTAGTCTTGGAATTAGAACAGGTAGAACTGGATAAAACGTCTCAAAGTTCTGACTGGGGGAATGTTGCTAACCTTTCCGACGAGCAATTGCGCTACGCGGCTAATGATGTCCGTTATTTACTTAGTGCACAGCAAAAACTCATCACTATGCTCCAACGAGAAGAACGCTGGGAACTGGCTCAACAATGCTTCGAGGCTTTGCCGGTGATTGTGACTTTAGACTTGTTGCAATACAAAGATATTTTTGAACATTGA
- a CDS encoding rhodanese-like domain-containing protein: MNPISRPLQTQSLVYDLKARLDWGEPALTIIDVRDRTEFNLSHIMGAVPMPLNESADRVLNKLELGRDIYVYGETDEETAVGATRLREAGYRNVSEIRGGLAAWKAVGYPVEPMSTTTLL; encoded by the coding sequence ATGAATCCTATCTCCCGCCCCCTGCAAACACAGTCCCTGGTGTACGATTTGAAGGCGCGGTTGGACTGGGGAGAACCGGCCTTAACCATTATTGATGTCCGCGATCGCACAGAGTTTAATCTCAGCCATATTATGGGCGCTGTGCCGATGCCGCTCAATGAATCCGCAGACCGAGTTTTGAACAAACTGGAACTGGGGCGCGATATTTATGTTTACGGCGAAACCGATGAAGAGACGGCGGTTGGCGCAACTCGATTACGTGAGGCTGGATATCGGAATGTCTCTGAAATCCGAGGAGGCTTGGCAGCATGGAAAGCGGTTGGCTATCCGGTGGAACCGATGTCAACAACCACCCTCCTGTGA